The proteins below are encoded in one region of Streptomyces ficellus:
- a CDS encoding SDR family NAD(P)-dependent oxidoreductase: MSARFTGTASRFTGATALVTGGGSGLGRAVALAFAAEGASVAVSGRTVATLDETVALIEKAGGTAAAFPADVSRADDMRALVERTVARFGGLDVAVNNAGVLRGGGSTVGDLDAADWRTLLDVNVTGVLHALQAEIAHMRAHGGGVIVNVGSNLGAHVRVPGTGGYAVSKAAVSALTRAAALDHIGDGVRINAVSPGASEAPMSLLPGETPEERAARLTSPLGRLTSAEEVAAAVLYLASPAAGSVVGADLVVDGGVAA, from the coding sequence ATGTCCGCACGCTTCACCGGCACCGCATCGCGCTTCACCGGAGCGACCGCGCTCGTCACGGGCGGCGGCTCCGGACTCGGCCGCGCGGTGGCGCTGGCCTTCGCCGCCGAGGGCGCCTCGGTCGCCGTCTCCGGGCGCACGGTGGCCACCCTGGACGAGACCGTCGCGCTGATCGAGAAGGCGGGCGGCACGGCGGCAGCCTTCCCCGCCGACGTCAGCCGCGCCGACGACATGCGCGCCCTGGTGGAGCGGACCGTCGCCCGCTTCGGCGGCCTCGACGTCGCGGTCAACAACGCCGGCGTGCTGCGCGGCGGCGGCAGCACCGTCGGCGACCTGGACGCGGCGGACTGGCGGACCCTGCTGGACGTCAACGTCACCGGGGTGCTCCACGCCCTCCAGGCCGAGATCGCCCACATGCGGGCCCACGGCGGCGGCGTGATCGTCAACGTGGGCTCCAACCTGGGCGCCCACGTCCGCGTACCCGGCACCGGGGGCTACGCGGTGAGCAAGGCCGCCGTCTCCGCGCTGACCCGCGCCGCCGCCCTGGACCACATCGGCGACGGCGTCCGGATCAACGCGGTGAGCCCCGGCGCCTCGGAGGCGCCCATGTCCCTGCTGCCCGGGGAGACCCCCGAGGAGCGGGCGGCCCGGCTGACCTCCCCCCTCGGCCGGCTCACCTCCGCGGAAGAGGTCGCCGCCGCGGTGCTGTACCTCGCGTCACCGGCCGCGGGGTCGGTCGTCGGCGCCGACCTGGTCGTGGACGGCGGGGTCGCGGCCTGA
- a CDS encoding TetR/AcrR family transcriptional regulator: MARTKEFDPDAALQAALELFWERGYEATSMADLTDRLGIGRASIYATFGNKHELYLKAMDRYAESREPGLVEELSRPGPALPAVRALVRRFAAEAASDEQRLTGCFFTNTAAELAAHDRAAARRVELGWEHVETALHAALARARAGGELAADRDPRALARMLLVLMQGLRVVGKASGDPARVRDAAEQALTLLD, encoded by the coding sequence GTGGCCAGGACCAAGGAATTCGATCCGGACGCCGCGCTCCAGGCAGCCCTCGAGCTGTTCTGGGAGCGCGGCTACGAGGCGACGTCGATGGCGGACCTCACCGACCGCCTCGGCATCGGCCGCGCCAGCATCTACGCGACCTTCGGCAACAAGCACGAGCTGTACCTGAAGGCCATGGACCGGTACGCGGAGTCCCGCGAGCCGGGCCTGGTGGAGGAGCTGTCCCGGCCGGGCCCGGCCCTGCCCGCCGTCCGGGCGCTGGTGCGCCGGTTCGCCGCCGAGGCCGCCAGTGACGAACAGCGTCTCACCGGCTGCTTCTTCACCAACACGGCCGCCGAGCTGGCCGCTCACGACCGGGCCGCGGCCCGGCGGGTGGAGCTCGGCTGGGAGCACGTCGAGACCGCGCTGCACGCGGCGCTGGCACGGGCACGGGCCGGGGGCGAACTCGCCGCGGACCGCGACCCGCGGGCGCTGGCCCGGATGCTGCTGGTGCTGATGCAGGGGCTGCGCGTCGTCGGCAAGGCGTCAGGCGACCCCGCGCGCGTGCGGGACGCGGCGGAGCAGGCACTGACGCTGCTGGACTGA
- the nirD gene encoding nitrite reductase small subunit NirD codes for MMLELSLDGTWLPICEDSALTPGRGMAALLPDGRQVALFRDRAGRLYAIDNRDPFTGAQVLSRGLLGSAGGRPFVASPLLKQRFDLETGRCLDDEEVSVAVFPARTRELVPAA; via the coding sequence ATGATGCTCGAACTCTCCCTCGACGGGACCTGGTTGCCGATCTGCGAGGACTCCGCGCTGACGCCGGGGCGCGGCATGGCGGCGCTGCTGCCGGACGGGCGGCAGGTGGCGCTGTTCCGGGACCGGGCGGGGCGGCTGTACGCCATCGACAACCGGGACCCGTTCACCGGCGCCCAGGTGCTGTCGCGGGGCCTGCTCGGCTCGGCGGGCGGGCGGCCGTTCGTGGCGTCGCCGTTGCTGAAGCAGCGCTTCGACCTGGAGACGGGTCGGTGCCTGGACGACGAGGAGGTGTCGGTGGCGGTCTTCCCGGCCCGCACCCGTGAACTGGTCCCGGCCGCCTGA
- the nirB gene encoding nitrite reductase large subunit NirB, with translation MAHTPNMPTIVLVGHGMVGQRFLEGLAERGVTERARVVVLCEEPRPAYDRVRLTSYFDGKTPDDLSMVEGDFMTRHGIELHLDDPAETIDREARTVTSRAGRVIAYDTLVLATGSYPFVPPVPGKDATGCFVYRTIEDLLAIEEYAKTARTGAVVGGGLLGLEAAGALKGLGLETHVVEFAPRLMPVQVDEGGGAALLRTIENMGLVVHTGTGTQEVLTEDGAGGGRVTGMALSDGSTVTTDMVVFSAGVRPRDQLARDCGLAVGERGGIAVDERCRTSDPAVFAIGECALAVDGRVHGLVAPGYEMALTAAAAIAEEETDGFTGADMSTKLKLLGVDVASFGDAHGTAEGCLDVVYSDSRAGVYKKLVVDPDGVLLGGVLVGDAESYGMLRPMTGTKPPVAPEQLVLPAGAGAPVSLGPQSLPDDAIICSCHNVTKGAICACSSLPEVKKCTKAGTGCGSCVKVIQQLLPKPADTGMCGCFTYTRSELYEIVRTMRFTSYAELLDSHGREEARGGDGCEVCKPAVASILASLTNEYILDGERAALQDTNDHFLANMQRNGSYSIVPRIPGGEITPEKLIVIGEVARDFGLYTKITGGQRIDLFGARVDQLPRIWARLVDAGFESGHAYGKSLRTVKSCVGQTWCRYGVQDSVRMAIDLELRYRGLRAPHKLKSAVSGCARECAEAQSKDFGVIATANGWNLYVGGNGGATPRHADLLAQDLSDAELIRLIDRFLMFYIRTADRLERTATWLERLEGGLDHLRDVVVHDSLGLCDELEALMAAHVATYRDEWAETLQDPERLSRFVSFVNAPDAPDPSVRFVPERGQIKPDLTILTLEPPASRDSLEGASAR, from the coding sequence ATGGCCCACACGCCGAACATGCCCACCATCGTCCTCGTCGGCCACGGCATGGTCGGCCAGCGCTTCCTGGAGGGCCTCGCCGAGCGCGGGGTCACCGAGCGGGCGCGGGTCGTCGTGCTCTGCGAGGAGCCGCGCCCGGCGTACGACCGCGTCCGGCTGACCTCGTACTTCGACGGGAAGACGCCCGACGACCTGTCCATGGTCGAGGGTGACTTCATGACGCGGCACGGGATCGAGCTGCACCTGGACGACCCGGCCGAGACCATCGACCGCGAGGCGAGGACGGTCACCTCGCGCGCCGGCCGGGTGATCGCGTACGACACGCTGGTCCTGGCGACCGGTTCGTACCCCTTCGTTCCGCCGGTGCCGGGCAAGGACGCGACCGGCTGCTTCGTCTACCGGACGATCGAGGACCTCCTCGCCATCGAGGAGTACGCGAAGACGGCGCGGACCGGCGCGGTGGTCGGCGGGGGGCTGCTCGGCCTGGAGGCGGCGGGCGCGCTCAAGGGGCTGGGCCTGGAGACGCACGTCGTGGAGTTCGCGCCGCGCCTGATGCCGGTGCAGGTCGACGAGGGCGGCGGCGCGGCCCTGCTGCGCACCATCGAGAACATGGGGCTCGTCGTCCACACGGGCACCGGCACGCAGGAGGTGCTCACGGAGGACGGCGCCGGGGGCGGTCGTGTGACCGGCATGGCGCTGTCGGACGGTTCGACGGTCACCACCGACATGGTGGTCTTCTCGGCGGGCGTGCGCCCCCGCGACCAGCTGGCGCGGGACTGCGGCCTGGCGGTCGGCGAGCGCGGCGGCATCGCGGTCGACGAGCGGTGCCGTACGTCGGACCCGGCCGTGTTCGCGATCGGCGAGTGCGCCCTGGCGGTCGACGGCCGGGTGCACGGGCTGGTCGCGCCCGGGTACGAGATGGCGCTCACGGCCGCCGCGGCGATCGCCGAGGAGGAGACGGACGGCTTCACCGGTGCCGACATGTCGACCAAGCTGAAGCTGCTCGGTGTGGACGTGGCGTCGTTCGGTGACGCGCACGGCACCGCCGAGGGCTGCCTGGACGTCGTCTACTCCGACTCCCGGGCCGGGGTGTACAAGAAGCTGGTCGTCGACCCGGACGGGGTGCTGCTGGGCGGCGTGCTGGTCGGGGACGCCGAGTCGTACGGGATGCTCCGCCCGATGACCGGGACGAAGCCGCCGGTGGCGCCCGAGCAGCTGGTGCTGCCGGCCGGCGCCGGGGCGCCGGTGTCGCTCGGCCCGCAGTCCCTGCCCGACGACGCGATCATCTGCTCCTGCCACAACGTCACCAAGGGCGCCATCTGTGCCTGTTCCTCGCTGCCCGAGGTCAAGAAGTGCACCAAGGCGGGCACCGGCTGCGGCAGTTGCGTGAAGGTCATCCAGCAGCTGCTGCCGAAGCCCGCCGACACCGGCATGTGCGGCTGCTTCACCTACACCCGCAGCGAGCTGTACGAGATCGTCCGCACCATGCGGTTCACGTCGTACGCCGAGCTCCTCGACTCGCACGGCCGCGAGGAGGCGCGTGGCGGCGACGGCTGCGAGGTCTGCAAGCCGGCCGTGGCGTCGATCCTGGCGAGCCTGACCAACGAGTACATCCTCGACGGCGAGCGGGCCGCGCTCCAGGACACCAACGACCACTTCCTGGCGAACATGCAGCGCAACGGCTCGTACTCGATCGTGCCGCGCATCCCGGGCGGGGAGATCACCCCGGAGAAGCTGATCGTGATCGGCGAGGTGGCCCGGGACTTCGGCCTCTACACCAAGATCACGGGCGGTCAGCGGATCGACCTGTTCGGTGCCCGGGTGGACCAGCTGCCCAGGATCTGGGCGCGGCTGGTGGACGCGGGCTTCGAGTCGGGGCACGCGTACGGCAAGTCGCTGCGGACGGTGAAGTCGTGCGTGGGCCAGACCTGGTGCCGCTACGGCGTGCAGGACTCGGTGCGGATGGCGATCGACCTGGAGCTGCGCTACCGGGGCCTGCGCGCCCCGCACAAGCTCAAGTCGGCTGTCTCGGGCTGCGCGCGGGAGTGCGCGGAGGCCCAGTCGAAGGACTTCGGCGTGATCGCCACGGCGAATGGCTGGAACCTGTACGTCGGCGGCAACGGTGGCGCGACGCCGCGCCACGCGGACCTGCTCGCCCAGGACCTGTCGGACGCGGAGCTGATCCGGCTGATCGACCGGTTCCTGATGTTCTACATCCGCACCGCGGACCGGCTGGAGCGCACGGCGACCTGGCTGGAGCGGCTGGAGGGCGGGCTGGACCACCTGCGGGACGTGGTCGTGCACGACAGTCTCGGGCTGTGCGACGAGCTGGAGGCGCTGATGGCCGCGCACGTGGCGACGTACCGCGACGAATGGGCCGAGACGCTCCAGGACCCGGAGCGGCTGAGCCGGTTCGTCTCCTTCGTGAACGCCCCGGACGCGCCGGACCCGTCGGTGCGGTTCGTGCCGGAGCGCGGCCAGATCAAGCCGGACCTGACGATCCTGACGCTGGAACCGCCGGCGTCCAGGGACTCCCTGGAAGGAGCCTCCGCCCGATGA
- a CDS encoding NAD(P)/FAD-dependent oxidoreductase, giving the protein MSSRIVVVGGGTAGARLAERLPVTLLGEEPHAPYNRVLLADVLAGRYGPEVTALPAPRDGGARHEVRVTGIDRAARVVHCADGAAFAYDRLILATGSNPVLPPLRGLGGGRLPAGVHAFRTLDDCLALDALVAPGVRAVVIGGGLLGVSAARALAARGAEVVLAQQGEHLMERQLDAEASRLLRRHLEADLGVEVHTECRVRGLRCTDDTVEAVELADGFVLDADVVVIACGVRPRVGLALEAGLDVRRGIVVDDQLRTSDPFVHAVGDCAEHDGRLYGLAGAALEQADVLAEVLLHGTGAYRGTRALTRLSMDALELAAFGEATALPGDDTVRLADATSGAYRKVVVRGDRLVGGVLLGDLGAVGALARAWEGDEALPEAPLLHLLTHDGGS; this is encoded by the coding sequence ATGAGTTCACGCATCGTGGTGGTCGGAGGAGGCACGGCGGGCGCCCGGCTCGCCGAGCGGCTGCCCGTCACCCTGCTCGGCGAGGAGCCGCACGCCCCGTACAACCGGGTGCTGCTCGCGGACGTCCTGGCCGGGCGGTACGGGCCCGAGGTCACCGCCCTGCCGGCGCCGCGCGACGGAGGGGCGCGGCACGAGGTGCGGGTGACCGGCATCGACCGCGCCGCCCGCGTGGTGCACTGCGCGGACGGTGCGGCGTTCGCGTACGACCGGCTGATTCTGGCCACCGGCTCGAACCCGGTGCTGCCGCCGCTGCGCGGCCTGGGCGGCGGGCGGCTGCCGGCCGGGGTGCACGCCTTCCGGACGCTCGACGACTGCCTCGCCCTGGACGCGCTGGTGGCACCCGGGGTGCGGGCGGTGGTGATCGGGGGCGGCCTGCTGGGCGTGTCGGCCGCGCGCGCCCTCGCGGCGCGGGGCGCGGAGGTGGTGCTGGCCCAGCAGGGCGAGCACCTGATGGAGCGCCAGCTGGACGCCGAGGCCTCACGGCTGCTGCGCCGCCACCTGGAGGCGGACCTGGGGGTGGAGGTCCACACGGAGTGCCGTGTCCGGGGCCTGCGCTGCACGGACGACACGGTCGAGGCGGTCGAGCTGGCCGACGGGTTCGTGCTGGACGCGGACGTCGTCGTCATCGCCTGCGGGGTGCGGCCCCGCGTGGGTCTCGCCCTGGAGGCGGGCCTGGACGTGCGGCGCGGGATCGTCGTCGACGACCAGCTGCGCACCTCCGACCCGTTCGTCCACGCCGTCGGCGACTGCGCCGAGCACGACGGCCGGCTCTACGGGCTGGCCGGTGCCGCCCTGGAGCAGGCCGACGTCCTGGCGGAGGTGCTGCTGCACGGCACCGGCGCGTACCGCGGCACGCGCGCGTTGACCCGGCTGAGCATGGACGCCCTCGAACTGGCGGCGTTCGGCGAGGCGACGGCGCTGCCCGGCGACGACACCGTGCGGCTGGCGGACGCGACGAGCGGCGCGTACCGGAAGGTCGTCGTCCGCGGCGACCGCCTCGTCGGCGGCGTACTGCTCGGCGATCTCGGCGCGGTCGGGGCGCTCGCCCGGGCCTGGGAGGGCGACGAGGCCCTTCCGGAAGCGCCCCTGCTCCACCTGCTCACCCATGACGGAGGCTCCTGA
- a CDS encoding sulfite exporter TauE/SafE family protein, with product MPDISLTTLLFLCAAALVAGWIDAVVGGGGLLLLPALLLGLPHVPAAHILGTNKAVAIVGTTGAAVTYVRKAPVRVGTAVRIGLAALAGSMGGAFFAAGISSDVLRPVIMVVLLGVAAFVMLRPSFGAGADKGPVTRARIVTAIVLVGGGIGFYDGLFGPGTGTFLVLALAAVLHLDLVTASATAKIVNVCTNAGALAMFAYQGTVLWKLAALMAVFNLAGGMFGARTALRKGAEFVRGVLLVVVFSLVAKLAFDQWS from the coding sequence ATGCCCGACATATCGCTGACCACCCTGCTCTTCCTCTGCGCGGCCGCTCTCGTGGCGGGCTGGATCGACGCGGTGGTGGGCGGCGGCGGGCTGCTCCTCCTGCCCGCGCTGCTGCTCGGCCTGCCGCACGTCCCGGCCGCCCACATCCTCGGCACCAACAAGGCGGTGGCCATCGTGGGCACCACGGGCGCCGCTGTGACGTACGTGCGCAAGGCGCCGGTGCGGGTGGGCACGGCGGTGCGGATCGGGCTCGCGGCGCTGGCGGGCTCGATGGGCGGGGCGTTCTTCGCGGCCGGGATCAGCAGTGACGTCCTGCGGCCGGTCATCATGGTGGTGCTGCTGGGCGTGGCGGCGTTCGTGATGCTGCGGCCGTCGTTCGGCGCGGGGGCGGACAAGGGGCCGGTGACCAGGGCGCGGATCGTCACGGCGATCGTCCTCGTCGGCGGCGGGATCGGCTTCTACGACGGGCTGTTCGGACCCGGCACGGGCACGTTCCTGGTGCTGGCGCTCGCCGCCGTGCTCCACCTGGATCTGGTGACCGCCTCCGCCACCGCCAAGATCGTGAACGTGTGCACCAACGCGGGAGCGCTGGCGATGTTCGCCTACCAGGGCACGGTGCTGTGGAAGCTGGCGGCGCTGATGGCCGTGTTCAACCTGGCGGGCGGGATGTTCGGGGCGCGGACGGCGCTGCGCAAGGGCGCGGAGTTCGTACGGGGAGTGCTGCTGGTGGTGGTCTTCTCGCTGGTCGCCAAGCTCGCGTTCGACCAGTGGAGCTGA
- a CDS encoding class F sortase — protein MTDDTDTRSGTGHGTDTGTGTATGTGTGAEGRSRGKGWGIAIAACVGLWLVQNGSEDLTPPVPTAAEAFAAGPHQHTDAAADPLPPSAPVRVRIPEIDVDAPVMRLGLAPDGSLEVPPAGNPNIAGWYKDGTPPGAKGTAIVAGHVDNSEGPAVFYALGALKKGHRIEVTRRDGTTAVFTIDAIEVYENGEFPDRKVYGPADRAELRVITCGGEFDEKTGYQGNVVAYAHLIGAR, from the coding sequence ATGACCGACGACACCGACACCAGGAGCGGGACGGGACACGGCACGGACACCGGCACGGGCACAGCCACCGGCACCGGCACCGGCGCTGAGGGCAGGAGCAGGGGCAAGGGGTGGGGCATAGCCATCGCCGCGTGCGTCGGCCTCTGGCTGGTGCAGAACGGCTCCGAGGACCTGACCCCGCCCGTCCCGACGGCCGCCGAGGCCTTCGCGGCCGGCCCCCACCAGCACACCGACGCCGCCGCGGACCCTCTGCCGCCCTCCGCCCCGGTCCGCGTCCGCATCCCCGAGATCGACGTCGACGCCCCGGTGATGCGCCTGGGGCTCGCCCCGGACGGCAGCCTGGAGGTGCCGCCCGCCGGGAATCCGAACATCGCCGGCTGGTACAAGGACGGCACCCCGCCCGGCGCGAAGGGCACCGCGATCGTCGCCGGTCATGTCGACAACTCCGAGGGCCCCGCCGTCTTCTACGCCCTCGGCGCCCTGAAGAAGGGCCACCGCATCGAGGTCACCCGCCGCGACGGCACCACCGCCGTGTTCACCATCGACGCGATCGAGGTGTACGAGAACGGCGAGTTCCCCGACCGGAAGGTCTACGGGCCCGCCGACCGGGCGGAGCTGCGCGTGATCACGTGCGGCGGGGAGTTCGACGAGAAGACCGGCTACCAGGGCAACGTCGTCGCCTACGCCCACCTGATCGGCGCCCGGTGA
- a CDS encoding NADPH-dependent FMN reductase: protein MEITERSPLTLTVVVASNREGRFGPVIADWFLAHAGQHTDFTVDVVDLADPGNDLPTALSRDPAPDVRDRLARISPRLAAADAFVVLTPEYNHSFPASLKNLIDWHYTEWQAKPVGFVSYGGVSGGLRAVEQLRQVFAELHAVTVRDTVSFHNAFGHFDEDGRHKDPTAPDAAAKTMLDQLSWWAHALRDAKSVRPYAS from the coding sequence ATGGAGATCACCGAGCGCTCGCCGCTCACCCTCACCGTCGTCGTCGCCAGCAACCGCGAAGGCCGTTTCGGGCCCGTCATCGCCGACTGGTTCCTCGCCCACGCCGGACAGCACACCGACTTCACCGTCGACGTCGTCGACCTCGCCGACCCCGGCAACGACCTGCCCACCGCCCTCTCCCGCGACCCCGCCCCCGACGTGCGCGACCGGCTCGCGCGGATCAGCCCCCGGCTCGCCGCCGCCGACGCGTTCGTCGTCCTCACCCCCGAGTACAACCACTCCTTCCCCGCCTCCCTCAAGAACCTCATCGACTGGCACTACACCGAATGGCAGGCCAAGCCCGTCGGCTTCGTCTCCTACGGCGGCGTCTCCGGCGGCCTGCGCGCCGTCGAACAACTCCGCCAGGTCTTCGCGGAACTGCACGCCGTCACCGTCCGCGACACCGTCTCCTTCCACAACGCCTTCGGCCACTTCGACGAGGACGGCCGCCACAAGGACCCCACCGCCCCCGACGCCGCCGCCAAGACCATGCTCGACCAGCTCTCCTGGTGGGCCCACGCCCTGCGCGACGCCAAGTCCGTCCGCCCCTACGCGTCCTGA
- the cutA gene encoding divalent-cation tolerance protein CutA, with product MTVLTTTDSAEKAQELARGAVEARLAACAQISGPVTSVYHWRNAIETSQEWQVLFKTTEARYPSLEAHLTTVHDYETPEIIATPVVRGSAGYLAWIRQETTER from the coding sequence ATGACCGTACTCACCACCACCGACAGCGCCGAGAAGGCGCAGGAACTGGCCCGCGGCGCGGTGGAGGCGCGGCTCGCCGCCTGCGCGCAGATCTCCGGTCCGGTCACCTCCGTCTACCACTGGCGGAACGCCATCGAGACCAGCCAGGAGTGGCAGGTGCTCTTCAAGACCACCGAGGCCCGCTACCCCTCGCTGGAGGCGCACCTCACCACGGTCCACGACTACGAGACGCCCGAGATCATCGCCACCCCGGTGGTGCGGGGGAGCGCGGGCTACCTCGCGTGGATCCGGCAGGAGACCACGGAACGATGA
- a CDS encoding molybdopterin oxidoreductase family protein yields MHTATTATTPTHCPYCSLQCGMNLRPSGDGVEVVERTDFPVNRGALCGKGRTAPAVLSSRVRLEEPLVRNTTTGRLEPATWEEALCAVAEGLRGTRERHGADAVGVFGGGGLTNEKAYALGKFARLVLGTSQIDYNGRFCMSSAAAAHQRAFGLDRGLPFPLEDIPRTGCVILVGSNLAETMPPALRFLTELKENGGKLIVVDPRRTRTAEQADLHLAPRPGTDLALALGLLHLVVAEGRTDEEFVGSRTTGWADARAAAMSHWPALVERITGIPVPQLRQAVAMFCDAPDGMVLTARGPEQQSKGTDTVGAWINLCLATGRAGRPLSGYGCLTGQGNGQGGREHGQKADQLPGYRKLDDPAARAHVAGVWGVDPATLPGPGRSAYELLDALGTDIRALLLMGSNPVVSAPRAAHVQERIESLDFLAVADVVLSETAALADVVLPVTQWAEETGTMTNLEGRVLLRRRAVDPPAGVRSDLEVLHGLAELLGRQKGFPTDPEEVFEELRRASAGGPADYAGISYRRIAEEDGVFWPCPEPGHPGTPRLFLDRFATPDGRARFVPVTHRPAGEETDDAYPVVLTTGRVVSQYQSGAQTRRVAELNAAAPGPFVELHPRLAERLGVAEGEPVAVVSRRGRAVAPARITTGIRPDTVFMPFHWAGEGRANNLTNPALDPTSRMPEFKVCAVRLEAVNPDGSGAAAGPNAAGEAVSPGGPGAAGAAGARASRRR; encoded by the coding sequence ATGCACACCGCCACCACCGCCACCACCCCCACGCACTGTCCGTACTGCTCCCTGCAGTGCGGGATGAACCTCCGGCCCTCCGGCGACGGCGTCGAGGTGGTGGAGCGCACCGACTTCCCCGTCAACCGGGGGGCCCTGTGCGGCAAGGGACGTACCGCACCCGCGGTGCTCTCCTCCCGGGTGAGGCTGGAGGAGCCGCTGGTGCGGAACACCACGACCGGCAGGCTGGAACCGGCCACCTGGGAGGAGGCCCTGTGTGCCGTCGCCGAGGGGCTGCGCGGGACGCGGGAGCGGCACGGGGCGGATGCCGTCGGGGTGTTCGGGGGTGGCGGGCTGACCAATGAGAAGGCGTACGCGCTGGGCAAGTTCGCCCGGCTGGTCCTCGGGACGTCGCAGATCGACTACAACGGCCGGTTCTGCATGTCGTCCGCCGCCGCGGCCCACCAGCGGGCCTTCGGGCTCGACCGGGGGCTGCCCTTCCCGCTGGAGGACATCCCGCGCACCGGCTGCGTGATCCTCGTCGGGTCGAACCTGGCCGAAACCATGCCCCCGGCGCTGCGCTTCCTCACCGAACTGAAGGAGAACGGCGGCAAGCTGATCGTCGTCGACCCGCGCCGCACCCGCACCGCCGAGCAGGCCGACCTGCACCTCGCCCCCCGCCCCGGCACCGACCTGGCTCTCGCCCTCGGGCTGCTGCACCTGGTCGTGGCGGAGGGGCGGACGGACGAGGAGTTCGTCGGGAGCCGCACCACGGGCTGGGCGGACGCCCGCGCGGCCGCCATGTCCCACTGGCCGGCGCTCGTCGAGCGCATCACCGGCATCCCCGTGCCGCAGCTGCGGCAGGCCGTGGCGATGTTCTGCGACGCCCCCGACGGCATGGTGCTGACCGCGCGCGGCCCCGAGCAGCAGTCCAAGGGCACCGACACCGTCGGCGCCTGGATCAACCTGTGCCTCGCGACCGGGCGCGCGGGCCGGCCGCTGTCCGGGTACGGCTGCCTGACCGGGCAGGGCAACGGGCAGGGCGGGCGCGAACACGGCCAGAAGGCCGACCAGTTGCCCGGCTACCGCAAGCTCGACGACCCCGCCGCCCGCGCCCACGTCGCCGGGGTGTGGGGCGTCGACCCCGCGACGCTCCCCGGGCCGGGCCGCAGCGCCTACGAACTCCTCGACGCGCTCGGCACCGACATCAGGGCGCTGCTCCTCATGGGTTCCAACCCGGTGGTGTCGGCGCCGCGCGCCGCGCACGTCCAGGAGCGGATCGAGTCCCTGGACTTCCTCGCCGTGGCGGACGTCGTGCTGTCGGAGACCGCCGCGCTCGCCGACGTCGTCCTGCCGGTGACGCAGTGGGCGGAGGAGACCGGCACCATGACCAACCTCGAGGGCCGCGTCCTGCTGCGCCGCCGGGCCGTCGACCCGCCCGCGGGCGTACGGAGCGACCTGGAGGTGCTGCACGGGCTCGCGGAACTGCTCGGCCGGCAGAAGGGCTTCCCCACCGACCCGGAGGAGGTCTTCGAGGAGCTGCGCCGGGCCTCGGCGGGCGGGCCGGCCGACTACGCGGGCATCAGCTACCGCCGCATCGCGGAGGAGGACGGCGTGTTCTGGCCGTGCCCCGAGCCGGGCCACCCGGGTACGCCCCGGCTGTTCCTGGACCGGTTCGCGACGCCGGACGGGCGGGCGCGGTTCGTGCCCGTCACGCACCGCCCGGCGGGCGAGGAGACGGACGACGCGTACCCGGTGGTGCTGACCACCGGGCGGGTGGTGTCCCAGTACCAGTCGGGCGCCCAGACCCGGCGCGTCGCCGAGCTGAACGCCGCCGCGCCGGGGCCGTTCGTGGAGCTGCACCCCCGGCTGGCCGAGCGGCTGGGCGTCGCCGAGGGCGAGCCGGTCGCGGTCGTCTCGCGGCGCGGACGGGCGGTGGCGCCCGCGCGGATCACCACGGGCATCCGGCCGGACACGGTGTTCATGCCGTTCCACTGGGCGGGCGAGGGGCGGGCGAACAACCTGACCAACCCCGCCCTGGATCCCACCTCCCGGATGCCGGAGTTCAAGGTGTGCGCGGTCCGCCTGGAAGCGGTGAACCCGGACGGGTCCGGGGCAGCGGCGGGCCCGAACGCGGCTGGGGAAGCGGTGAGCCCGGGCGGCCCGGGCGCCGCGGGGGCGGCCGGTGCCCGAGCCAGTCGCCGCCGGTGA